Proteins from one Nitrospira sp. genomic window:
- a CDS encoding GPW/gp25 family protein, with protein MATPFDEGRAFLGTGFKFPLQVTPRGKLALSRTESRIEESIYFILGTRLGERLMQPEFGCGIHDLLFAPNNPTTHALAVEHVRRALVTHEPRIDVLNVAPETTDAEPSLLLIRIEYRVRANNAMGNLVYPFYITEAS; from the coding sequence ATGGCTACACCATTTGATGAGGGCCGCGCCTTCCTGGGAACCGGTTTCAAGTTCCCTCTTCAAGTGACGCCCCGCGGCAAGCTCGCCCTGTCTCGCACCGAGAGCCGCATCGAGGAGTCAATCTATTTCATCCTCGGTACACGTTTGGGGGAGAGGCTCATGCAACCTGAGTTTGGCTGTGGCATTCACGACCTGCTATTCGCTCCCAACAACCCCACCACCCATGCCTTGGCGGTGGAACATGTGCGCCGGGCTCTAGTGACACACGAGCCGCGCATCGATGTATTGAACGTGGCTCCGGAAACTACCGATGCCGAACCCAGTCTGCTCCTGATCCGCATCGAATACCGCGTGCGCGCCAACAACGCAATGGGCAATCTCGTCTATCCGTTCTACATCACGGAGGCCTCCTGA
- a CDS encoding putative baseplate assembly protein encodes MPLRDEYPKIDDRRYSDIVTEARTRIPRYTPEWTDVNENEPGMAIVQLFGWMTELLISRLGKVPKLNYLKFLQLLGMELTPARSAQAEITFPVQPTFAVSSVIVPLHTQVETQLSDEQGKSIVFETERALIALTAVLDAVQTDNGVSIQDLSTANADLTLGFQPFGPTARLGSALLLGFASTLDFPSVEINLMVWVKMQHASGPFYATCGTSVPPPVTLQWEFWDGKDWFPLDLLKDESATFTRSGHVYLNAPPKGRMVASSMGKITSPHYWIRARLTAGAYQNAPTLLAIRTNTVSAVQAETIDGEILGGSSGRPEQVLKLASAPVLDRTLTLVVDEGDGEQVWQEVADFFASGPDDTHYVLNRTTGEVRFGDGREGRIPVANPNRRANIIARQYRFGGGLRGNVGARQINSLRGAVGGIDSAKIGNLFPAFGGGDEETLDEAKLRVPQTLKSHDRAVTEEDFELHARGAGGIARAKALPLFHPDFPGVAVPGVVSVIVVPEPDDPEDPAPMPTEGTLRTVCAYLDKRRLATTELYVIAPRYREIVVTAELVCKDDADLAEVKQLALAALEHYFHPLTGGEDSGLDQVGSGWPFGGDIFYSLVLQRLLVPGTRRVVSLTLTLEGETAKICTDMPLEDNALLRNGVHSISVRYEEGS; translated from the coding sequence ATGCCACTGAGGGACGAGTATCCAAAGATCGACGACCGGCGGTACTCCGACATTGTCACTGAGGCACGCACCCGCATTCCGCGCTACACGCCGGAGTGGACCGATGTGAACGAAAACGAACCCGGAATGGCAATCGTGCAACTATTCGGCTGGATGACAGAGTTGTTGATTTCCCGGCTCGGCAAAGTGCCCAAGCTCAACTATCTCAAGTTCCTGCAGCTGCTCGGCATGGAACTGACCCCGGCACGCTCGGCACAGGCTGAAATTACCTTCCCAGTTCAACCGACCTTCGCCGTCAGTTCTGTCATCGTACCCCTGCACACTCAGGTGGAAACTCAACTGTCCGATGAGCAAGGAAAATCGATAGTATTCGAGACCGAACGGGCCCTCATCGCACTTACCGCCGTGCTCGATGCGGTACAAACCGACAACGGCGTGAGTATCCAAGACCTGAGCACCGCCAATGCCGACCTCACCCTTGGCTTCCAACCCTTCGGCCCGACCGCGCGGCTTGGGTCTGCCCTGTTGCTGGGCTTTGCTTCGACCCTGGACTTCCCAAGTGTTGAGATCAACCTGATGGTCTGGGTGAAAATGCAACACGCATCCGGACCGTTCTACGCTACCTGCGGCACTTCCGTGCCACCGCCGGTGACCCTACAGTGGGAGTTCTGGGACGGGAAGGACTGGTTTCCCTTGGACCTCCTGAAGGACGAATCGGCCACATTCACCCGAAGCGGCCATGTTTACCTTAATGCGCCGCCCAAGGGCCGGATGGTGGCCTCGTCCATGGGTAAGATCACCAGTCCACATTACTGGATACGTGCAAGGCTCACTGCAGGGGCGTACCAGAATGCACCAACACTGCTCGCGATACGGACGAATACGGTGAGTGCGGTGCAGGCTGAAACCATCGACGGCGAGATCTTGGGTGGCAGCAGCGGCCGTCCAGAACAAGTTCTCAAGCTTGCCAGTGCACCGGTGTTGGATCGCACCCTTACCCTGGTAGTGGATGAAGGCGACGGCGAGCAGGTGTGGCAAGAGGTCGCCGACTTCTTCGCCTCCGGTCCCGACGACACGCATTACGTGCTGAACCGCACCACCGGCGAAGTCCGCTTCGGTGATGGCCGGGAGGGTCGCATCCCGGTCGCCAATCCGAACCGGCGCGCCAACATCATCGCCCGGCAGTATCGTTTCGGCGGGGGATTGCGTGGCAATGTCGGGGCTAGACAGATCAATTCGTTGCGAGGCGCCGTGGGCGGAATCGATAGTGCCAAGATTGGCAACCTGTTTCCTGCCTTCGGCGGTGGCGATGAGGAGACGCTGGACGAAGCCAAGCTGCGCGTACCGCAGACCCTTAAGAGCCACGACCGGGCGGTCACTGAAGAAGATTTCGAGTTGCATGCACGGGGGGCGGGAGGCATCGCGAGAGCTAAGGCCCTGCCGCTTTTCCATCCCGATTTTCCCGGCGTCGCTGTGCCCGGCGTAGTGAGCGTCATCGTTGTGCCTGAACCCGACGACCCTGAGGACCCGGCGCCCATGCCCACCGAAGGAACGTTGAGAACCGTCTGTGCCTACCTGGATAAGCGCCGACTCGCCACCACGGAACTGTATGTCATCGCCCCGCGCTATCGAGAGATAGTGGTCACGGCCGAACTAGTCTGCAAGGACGATGCGGATCTTGCCGAAGTGAAGCAGTTGGCCTTAGCAGCCCTGGAACACTATTTCCACCCCCTGACCGGTGGCGAAGACAGTGGTTTAGACCAGGTAGGCTCGGGCTGGCCCTTCGGCGGCGATATCTTCTATTCGTTGGTCTTACAGCGACTCTTGGTGCCCGGTACGCGCCGGGTAGTCAGCTTAACGCTCACGCTGGAGGGTGAAACCGCTAAGATCTGCACCGACATGCCCCTGGAAGATAACGCACTGCTCAGAAACGGTGTTCACAGCATCAGCGTACGCTACGAGGAGGGGTCGTGA
- a CDS encoding phage late control D family protein gives MTELATLASESRGRAQGFWVPRFEITIDGVQLENAVLRDVTEVTYKDNIDQIDGFELVVGNWDSKRNRFKYMGSEGDEQSRNDTALRELETLFEPCQKRVTLKLGYASDLTEIMTGTFTTMEPTFSSGGPHTLAVRALNILHRLRRKKYDGHWPNSRISTVRDSDIAKSFEGLTDPEWRNSGQDARRIPMPIEIDTAARSREPQLVFVGQKNEYDIDFLWRRARVRSYVVEVRRPPNPWRPERDEEFLYFGPSTSQSGPIDYQLAWGSGLIDLKVTLTTATQVKKVTVKGWDRVRQRPIEVSVDRDAPELRGLNPGLSEIVSQCDPREERVVTQSIFTEDEARQLARDMLLGNARELVKVQGTTIGLPNLRAGSKIHLANIGGRLSGMYFVTETTHTFNQSGYITKFSARREDPDTGVRL, from the coding sequence ATGACTGAACTTGCCACTCTCGCAAGCGAATCGCGCGGTCGCGCCCAAGGCTTCTGGGTGCCGCGCTTTGAGATCACCATCGACGGTGTCCAGCTTGAAAACGCCGTGCTACGAGACGTGACGGAGGTCACCTACAAGGACAACATCGACCAAATCGACGGCTTTGAGCTGGTGGTTGGCAACTGGGATTCCAAGCGCAACCGCTTCAAGTACATGGGTTCGGAAGGCGACGAGCAAAGTCGCAACGACACAGCGTTGAGAGAACTGGAGACATTGTTCGAACCATGCCAGAAGCGGGTGACACTGAAACTCGGTTATGCCAGCGACCTGACCGAGATAATGACCGGTACCTTCACCACTATGGAACCCACTTTTTCCTCCGGTGGCCCACATACGCTGGCGGTGCGCGCGCTCAACATCCTGCACCGTTTGCGCCGCAAAAAGTATGACGGACACTGGCCAAACTCGCGCATAAGCACGGTACGAGACAGCGACATCGCCAAAAGCTTCGAGGGCCTCACCGATCCGGAGTGGCGCAACAGCGGCCAGGATGCCCGCCGCATTCCCATGCCCATCGAGATTGATACTGCCGCACGCAGCCGAGAGCCTCAATTGGTATTTGTCGGCCAGAAAAACGAGTACGACATCGATTTTCTCTGGCGTCGCGCACGCGTCCGCAGCTATGTGGTCGAAGTGCGCAGGCCCCCTAATCCCTGGCGGCCGGAGCGAGACGAAGAGTTCCTCTACTTCGGGCCTTCCACGAGCCAAAGTGGGCCCATTGACTATCAACTGGCCTGGGGCAGTGGGTTGATCGATCTTAAAGTCACTCTGACCACAGCCACTCAAGTGAAGAAGGTGACGGTGAAGGGTTGGGACCGTGTTAGGCAGCGACCCATCGAGGTTTCGGTCGACCGAGACGCACCCGAGTTACGGGGCCTCAACCCGGGGCTGTCCGAGATCGTCAGCCAATGCGACCCCCGCGAAGAACGAGTGGTGACCCAGTCCATATTCACCGAGGATGAGGCTAGGCAGCTAGCCCGCGATATGTTGTTGGGCAACGCCAGGGAGCTGGTGAAGGTTCAGGGTACCACCATAGGTCTGCCGAATCTCCGGGCTGGCTCTAAAATCCATCTCGCTAACATCGGCGGTCGGCTGTCAGGTATGTATTTCGTCACCGAAACCACCCACACCTTCAACCAGAGTGGCTACATCACCAAGTTCTCAGCGCGCCGTGAAGACCCTGACACAGGAGTGCGGCTATGA
- a CDS encoding LysM peptidoglycan-binding domain-containing protein, translating into MSIPSKGTFSVDVGKGKPISFNVQFNPKELSFEKQAQIAEINIPGLDAPIQQFIRGNAEKLTLELFCDTTDDGMGANARSVTEETDKFYQLVKIIPARHAPPVVTFSWNAKFPGDSLYAAWVNEGAHKVGRQEGNQRRNAFTGVVESVRQKFTLFSPEGVPLRATVTLLLREYKPIEQQLGELGLSSPDRTHSHVLAAGETLSAIAALYYEFPGEWRRIAEANDIEDPRRLTTGQILAVPAIVQGAG; encoded by the coding sequence ATGAGCATTCCGTCCAAGGGAACGTTTAGTGTGGATGTCGGTAAAGGCAAGCCTATTAGTTTCAATGTTCAATTCAATCCCAAGGAATTGTCCTTCGAGAAACAGGCACAGATCGCCGAGATCAACATCCCGGGCTTGGACGCGCCAATCCAGCAGTTCATCCGCGGTAATGCAGAGAAACTGACCCTAGAGCTGTTCTGCGATACCACTGATGACGGCATGGGCGCCAATGCCCGCTCGGTGACAGAGGAAACCGACAAGTTCTACCAACTGGTCAAGATTATCCCGGCTCGCCACGCGCCACCAGTCGTGACCTTTTCATGGAACGCCAAGTTCCCCGGGGACAGTCTCTACGCCGCGTGGGTCAATGAAGGCGCACACAAGGTAGGCCGGCAAGAGGGCAATCAGAGACGCAATGCTTTTACTGGTGTGGTCGAAAGCGTACGTCAGAAGTTCACTCTATTCAGCCCCGAAGGGGTGCCACTCCGTGCTACGGTCACCTTGCTGCTCCGCGAGTACAAGCCCATCGAGCAACAACTTGGCGAATTGGGCCTTAGTTCCCCAGACCGGACCCATAGCCACGTGTTGGCCGCAGGAGAAACCCTATCCGCCATCGCCGCTCTTTACTACGAATTTCCCGGCGAATGGCGCCGGATCGCCGAGGCCAACGACATCGAGGATCCGAGACGGCTCACAACGGGACAGATATTGGCCGTCCCCGCCATTGTCCAGGGGGCAGGATGA